The following coding sequences are from one Humulus lupulus chromosome X, drHumLupu1.1, whole genome shotgun sequence window:
- the LOC133806271 gene encoding uncharacterized protein LOC133806271: MLQNVGQFSGMPTEDPHLHLRLFIEVSDSFKLPGVTEDALRLKLFPYSLRDRARAWLNSLPSDSVSTWQELAERFLMKYFPPTKNAKLRNEITSFQQLDEESLYEAWERFKELLRKCPHHGIPHCIQMETFYNGLNAHTRMVVDASANGALLAKSYNEWPTSRLSTGRKVAGIHDVDAITSLAAQVSSISNMLKTMNMGMNQSMGQPMGTQMGHMENISCVYCGEGHTFDNCPSNPAAVCYMGNQNRTGPYSNSYNPSWRQHPNFSWSNQGADPSNPSMPPRPNFPPGYPPQAPQQRPQQQTMQSSSLESMLKEYIVRNETMIQSQVASLRNLENQVGQLANELRNRPHGTLPSDTENPRSMGKEHCKAVTLRSGKELEKDKTESGHEGEPSSIQINEEFQKDVELPSAQKSASA, from the exons ATGCTTCAAAATGTGGGTCAGTTTAGTGGGATGCCAAcagaggatcctcaccttcacctTCGCTTGTTCATTGAAGTAAGTGACTCTTTCAAGCTACCCGGAGTGACAGAGGATGCATTGAGACTAAAGTTGTTCCCATACTCCTTGAGAGACAGAGCCAGAGCTTGGTTGAACTCTTTGCCTTCTGATTCTGTGAGTACTTGGCAAGAGTTGGCTGAGCGGTTTTTGATGAAGTATTTTCCTCCCACTAAGAATGCCAAGCTCCGCAACGAGATTACTTCATTTCAGCAACTTGATGAAGAATCTTTATATGAGGCATGGGAGCGGTTTAAGGAGTTGTTGCGCAAATGCCCTCATCATGGCATTCCTCATTGCATTCAGATGGAGACATTTTATAATGGTCTGAATGCCCACACTAGAATGGTGGTTGATGCTTCAGCGAATGGGGCCCTTCTTGCTAAGTcctataatgag tggcCCACTTCTAGATTGTCTACAGGTAGAAAGGTGGCTGGTATTCATGATGTAGATGCCAtcacttctttggcagcccaagtctCCTCTATTTCTAATATGCTCAAGACAATGAATATGGGAATGAATCAGTCAATGGGGCAGCCCATGGGGACACAAATGGGGCATATGGAGAACATTTCTTGCGTGTATTGTGGTGAGGGTCATACTTTTGATAACTGTCCCTCTAATCCGGCAGCTGTATGTTATATGGGGAACCAAAATAGGACTGGCCCTTATTCTAATTCCTACAACCCATCATGGAGGCAACACCCTAATTTTTCATGGAGTAATCAAGGAGCTGACCCTAGTAATCCTTCAATGCCTCCAAGACCAAATTTTCCACCGGGTTACCCCCCTCAAGCACCACAACAAAGACCACAACAACAGACAATGCAATCTAGCTCTCTTGAGAGCATGTTGAAGGAATATATAGTGAGGAATGAAACCATGATACAGAGCCAAGTGGCTTCATTGAGGAACTTAGAAAATCAAGTTGGGCAACTAGCTAATGAGCTTAGAAATAGACCCCACGGTACACTGCCAAGTGATACCGAGAATCCAAGGAGTATGGGGAAGGAACATTGTAAAGctgtcactttgaggagtggaaaGGAACTGGAGAAGGACAAGACCGAGTCTGGGCATGAGggtgagccctcttcaatccaaataaatgaggaGTTCCAAAAAGATGTTGAACTTCCTAGTGCACAAAAATCTGCCTCTGCCTAG